In one window of Henckelia pumila isolate YLH828 chromosome 1, ASM3356847v2, whole genome shotgun sequence DNA:
- the LOC140894553 gene encoding uncharacterized protein, whose protein sequence is MAPFEALYRRRYHTPLFWDEVGELQVEGPRLIQQMNNVVELIRQRIKASQDRQGSYANTHLRPLHFETGENVFLRVSPFRKIGDVAYCLAFEPYLSDIHDVFHVSLLRQYVADESNILHPTEVQLEHNLFYVERPLSILDRKEKVLRNKHIPLVMVQWQRRGTKEATWELESQIRDERLEFF, encoded by the exons atggcaccatttgaggctttGTATAGACGCCGCTATCATACACccttgttttgggatgaggttggcgagctTCAGGTTGAAGGTCCACGGTTAATTCAGCAGATGAACAATGttgtagagttgatccgacagAGGATTAAGGcttcccaggatcgacagggGAGCTACGCTAATACGCATCTCAGACCATTGCATTTTGAGACAGGGGAGAATGTATTTTTGCGAGTttcaccttttcggaag attgGTGATGTGGCCTATTGTTTAGCTTTTGAACCTTATCTTTCCGATATTCATGATGTTTTCCATGTGTCTTTGCTGAGACAATACGTGGCAGATGAGTCgaatattttgcatccgactgaGGTGCAATTGGAGCATAATCTATTTTATGTTGAAAGACCTCTCAGTATCcttgacaggaaggagaaagtgctTCGTAATAAGCATATACCCTTGGTTATGGtgcagtggcaacgcagagggaccaaggaagcgacttgggaactAGAGAGCCAGATTCGCGACGAGCGTCTAGAGTTTTTCTGA